From one Lysinibacillus sp. G4S2 genomic stretch:
- a CDS encoding class I SAM-dependent methyltransferase encodes MSDHYYTSKPQTESKPRHWTFKLLGHTFSFETDAGVFSKSEVDFGSRVLIDAFQMPDIDGAILDVGCGYGPIGLSVAKANPDRTVLMMDINERAVTLSQKNAQGNGVQNVRIFVSDGLSMVDENVKAAAILTNPPIRAGKDTVFRFYDGAYDKLATSGELWIVIQKKQGAPSTVSYLEEKFSEVDVVEKKKGYWIVRAKK; translated from the coding sequence ATGTCTGATCATTATTATACAAGTAAGCCTCAAACTGAGAGTAAACCTCGTCATTGGACCTTCAAATTATTAGGTCATACGTTTTCTTTTGAAACGGACGCGGGTGTATTTAGTAAAAGCGAAGTAGATTTTGGATCCCGTGTTTTGATAGATGCTTTTCAAATGCCTGATATTGATGGTGCAATTTTGGATGTGGGTTGTGGCTACGGACCGATAGGATTATCTGTTGCCAAAGCAAACCCGGATCGTACCGTTTTGATGATGGATATTAATGAACGTGCAGTTACGCTTTCGCAAAAAAATGCGCAAGGAAACGGAGTTCAAAATGTACGAATATTTGTGAGTGACGGACTATCGATGGTCGACGAAAATGTAAAAGCTGCAGCTATATTAACCAATCCTCCAATTCGTGCGGGAAAGGATACAGTTTTCCGTTTTTACGATGGTGCTTACGACAAGTTAGCGACATCTGGTGAGCTGTGGATAGTGATACAGAAGAAGCAAGGTGCACCATCAACGGTAAGTTACTTAGAGGAAAAATTTTCAGAAGTCGATGTTGTAGAGAAGAAAAAAGGGTACTGGATAGTACGTGCAAAAAAATAA